TTGATGTTGTAAGAGTAATGAGCATGTTTTGAGAACCTTTATTGGTGGAAACTGATGGGCTTTAGGTGTTAAATTAGGAAAGAAagtatgtgatttttttttgttttaagccTTCCTTAATTAGTTTACTTACCATGGGCGACTATTTGGATCAGTGTACAAGCGTACTCAACGTTGGTGCGGAAGTTGGGTGTGTGATTAGTGAAGGCCCGTGGCTATTGGTTGGCATGCCAAATCTAGTGAAGGTATGAttactatttctttttctagacCGTCACACTATCGGTGAATCGCTTTTATTGCTCTGTGCTTGCTGAGTTTTAGACTAGTATTGTTGTTGATACAGGCTTGGAATATGGAAACGAATGTAGACCAGAGTCTGAGTGGACCTGTTGGCCAAGTGTATTCTCTTGTTGTGGGCACTGATCTACTCTTTGCAGGCACACAGGTAAAACTTCctagctttttctttttcttttttgctataAACATATCAGCAGCTTCTGGTGAAAATAAGTCATTAAGTTGTTGACTTTCTGTGCAGGATGGTTCTATATTGGCATGGAGATATAATGCTGCCACTAACTGCTTTGAACCGGCGGCGTCACTGATGGGCCACACACTTGCGGTTGTTACCTTATACGTTGGAGCTAACCGGCTCTATTCAGGGTCCATGGACAAATCTATAAAAGTGAGTACTACTAATCATCTCCCTATGCTTGAGATGAGAACTCACATTATCAGTTGGTTTGTACATTTGCAGGTTTGGAGCCTTGAGAATCTTCAGTGTCTACAAACTCTCACGGATCATACATCAGTTGTGATGTCTCTCATATGCTGGGATCAGTTTCTTTTGTCTTGCTCATTGGACAACACGGTCAAGGTTAGGTTCATTCTTAACTATCTATCAGATCGGATAATCTTgtgaaagttttatttttcccCTGTTgacgtttttttctttcttggctTTAGATATGGGCTGCAGTTGAAGGAGGCAACTTGGAAGTTACATACACTCACAAAGAAGAACATGTATACACCTGTTATCCTCTCACTTTTGGTCCTAGTCTTATATGTAATGTAACTAACAACTTCTGTGAATATTATGGATTCAGGGAGTGTTAGCTTTATGCGGTGTACATGATGCAGAAGCCAAGCCGGTTCTGTTGTGTTCTTGCAACGACAATACATTGCGTCTCTACGACTTACCATCGTAAGTGCTTGCAACACTTATTTTGTTTTCCGAATCTCTACAACTCTTCTGTTTTCTTAATAGCTTAAGTTCATTTGTTAGATTTACGGAGAGGGGAAAAATCTTCGCAAAGCAAGAGATAAGGTCAATCCAGATAGGTCCAGGTGGCATATTCTTCACGGGTGATGGAACCGGTCAAGTCAAAGTATGGAAGTGGTCCACTGCACCAGCCGCGGCTATGTCTTGAGGAAGTTAGAAACCTTATCAGAGTTCTTTCCTACGATGTTCTTGTACCATTATTTATATTTGGGGTCTAATTGagttgtttctctctttcttattGATGTCATCCCTCCATCCTAGTAAAGGCCATGATCTGATGAGATTGTGtcatgttaggagttttgagacAGAGTTGGGAGAGTTTTGGTCCCTGTTTTGTCAAATTTCAGCATTCTCTGTCTTGTAACGCTTGGATTTGTATGGTCAGATTGTCATAATAAAAGGATTGGCCTATTCCAGAAAGATTCAGAGTTGATGTACAGTGACTAGAGTGAAGCCTTCTTATTACATAAACCAACATCCTACAAAAAAAGGAACAAGTTCTTATCCTATACAATCAGGTCGGTCATtaggttcttgaaagtttataAAGTGTAGAAACCTCTAAGCTTAGTGTCACTTTAACAATCCATCTACGCCAAGCTTGTTTAGCTACGGTCAAACGGTTATCATCAACATCCAACAATCACAATTCTAGGCACACCAAAAGCTCGAGCAGCCAACATAGTGACAAGACCAATAGCTCCAGCTCCCATCACTAATACGTTTGTTTCAGGACCGTCTCAGCTCGGCGACAAGCGTGTACACACCAACACTTAGCGGCTCACACATTGCTCCTCTCTTCCAAACTCACATTCTCAGGCAACTTGAAGCAAAGATCCATAGGGAACAACAAATCTTGCAATAACCAATTTACATATCCATGTGAGCCTAAACACACGAAGCAATAACAAACAAGTCTCTCACTGTATGTATACATAAAACAAGCCAATGATCAGTGCAGTTttgactttatgtttttttcttagtaATCAGctcaatttttttatcatcttttaaatgattaatataaaccatTGAGACCTCCTCAACTAACCTAAAGTTCATCATCCCATATTAAAAAATTCTCCTAGATCCTACATATACTACGCttgttataaaagaaaattataattgcAAAACTTCTTCTCATAAAGATCAAAGTACCAAAGATACAAtcttcattaaaaataattaacaagaTCCAAAATCTTTGTATGAATGCATGTAAGACCAATAAATAAGTGTTGGTGAACCATCAAAGCTTTCCTCTCATAAAGATTAACGAAAAGAGGTTCATGCTTCATATGatctttattatataaaccCCATCAAACCTTACTCATTTGTTTGGCTCTGATCTAAATACAAAGAATCACACATACTCTTTCACCATAATGAGTTTTCAAATATTATGGTTATTTCGCATAGTTCTCATCGTAACATTCATCTCCAATGGCTCGTGTTTTCCAGACCAAGGTACAATGTTTCATTGTTACTTTACGTATACATCATTCAGTGTGTGACGatatatgtatttgtattttagtattaaaacctttgttttttttttgtcccgTGAAGCATGGTACTATAGTTTTGTGAAAGATGCGAAACTCGCACCAATGTTCGCTCGCTTCGACTACATAATCATCGGAGGAGGAACCTCAGGCTGCGCTTTAGCCGCAACGCTATCTCAAAACGCCAGCGTTTTGGTTCTTGAACGCGGCGGCTCGCCTTACGATAGCCCGTCGGCGACAGATATAGGAAACTTCGCCACGACACTCTCAAACACATCACCCAAGTCATGGTCGCAGCTATTCATCTCCGAAGACGGCGTTTACAACACTCGTGCTCGCGTCCTCGGCGGAGGCTCGGTGCTAAACGCTGGGTTCTACACACGTGCCGGGGATGACTACGTGAAGGAGGCTGAGTGGAAGAGTGATGAAGTGGAAGCTGCTTACGAGTGGGTCGAGGAGAAAGTAGCGTTTCAACCACCGGTGATGGGATGGCAAACGGCGTTCAAAGATGGGCTTTTGGAGGCTGGAGAGTTTCCGTATAATGGTTTCACGTACGATCATATCAATGGGACCAAGATTGGCGGTACGATCTTTGATCAAGCCGGTCATAGACATACCGCGGCTAATTTGTTGGAGTATGCTAATCCGAACTCGCTTGCTGTCTATTTGCACGCTAATGTTCACAAGATCCTCTTCACCACCAAAGGTATTtgaatgatttatatttttctctttctttcaatctatattttggtttcggtttggggCTGGCATAGTATTAGGATAGTATTAGGGAGGTGTACTCAACTGAGAGATCAAGATAATTTGTAATGACAAACCAATTATTTATCCAAACATGATTTtcataaattgtttttaaatctagtgttattaaGTATTTAAAACTCATAGTTTTAAATGAGATTATAGATTGGTTTAACACAACTcataataaatttgtaattcGACTAAAGATTAATTAGAAACTTACTAAAAATCAAATTACTTAATCATAGATTGAATTTTGCCCTATATATAAGATTGTATAGGATATGTAACTAAAAGTAAATTTTAAGGaatttcggtttagtttaaaCTATACGAAAACAGGTTTGGTTTTATTTGAACATTACAATTTAGTTTTGGCTTTTATATATGTTCACCTCTACTTTTGAAt
This is a stretch of genomic DNA from Raphanus sativus cultivar WK10039 unplaced genomic scaffold, ASM80110v3 Scaffold4169, whole genome shotgun sequence. It encodes these proteins:
- the LOC130507207 gene encoding zinc finger CCCH domain-containing protein 63-like; this encodes MDFDSNGGNKRVFNRLGGGPTRPSPQTGSRQQQQVCYHWRSGRCYRNPCQFLHRELPGPDPGHTTNNNKRIADESGFAGPSHRRGPGFNNGNSNNNNTWGRFGGNRTVLTKTEKVRRYWVDGSCSHGDKCRFLHCWSKGDGFALLTQLDGHEKLVSGIALPAGSDKLYTGSKDGTVRVWDCASGQCTSVLNVGAEVGCVISEGPWLLVGMPNLVKAWNMETNVDQSLSGPVGQVYSLVVGTDLLFAGTQDGSILAWRYNAATNCFEPAASLMGHTLAVVTLYVGANRLYSGSMDKSIKVWSLENLQCLQTLTDHTSVVMSLICWDQFLLSCSLDNTVKIWAAVEGGNLEVTYTHKEEHGVLALCGVHDAEAKPVLLCSCNDNTLRLYDLPSFTERGKIFAKQEIRSIQIGPGGIFFTGDGTGQVKVWKWSTAPAAAMS